In the genome of Ziziphus jujuba cultivar Dongzao chromosome 10, ASM3175591v1, the window CAGGATGGCAATTGGACAGTTAAcattgtaaaaaagaaaaagaaatgttaaaaataaaaataagtgaaAATTAGCCCCAGGATGGCGATTGTGCACAATCAGAGAAGTCTTAATCTAGTTCTAACAGATTGGTTTTCCTTGCTTTCATAATAATGTGACTAACAAAGAGAGGTTCACAAACTACAACTGCCTGGTTTTACATGGATCCTTCAATTCATCCTGCCACATACATGTTCGCACAAGATGCTGATATACAACAATAATGTAATCTACAAAATTTTCACTTGCAAAAATTGCGCATGTAATACAAAATACTGTTTGCAAAACATATATAAGATCACAAGCAGTAGCATATATCTTTCAATTCTAAAATTCTCCCGTAAGCATTATGACAAAGCAAAAGATGCACAAGTAGTGATCAAAAGGGTTGTAGAAATGTCATCCAAAacctaaaataatataattgacACGAACCCGCATAGAAAATAATCAGTAAGAACTGGATTAACATACTTCCGATCTGACTTaaaagaagggggaaaaaaacaaagccATACAGTTAAGTAGTTTTTGCTAGCTCACCTTGTTAGTATCTCCCAGCTCTTTGATCTCAGCATCAATTAGCTTATCTACTGACTTCTCTTCCACTTTATTCGGGATCACAGGTTTTGACACATATGTTTCTATACATTGTTTCTTCGCTGGTGGATCCTCAGCTTCATTTGCTTGATTTTCAAGACTTTCACTGACCTCTTTGTTGTCATTAGGTTCTACTGCTGTATAATTTTCAGGGCAGAcatcatcattatttttatgaGAATCTAATGTCTCAGTCCTGGCTTCACCATTACTCGCATCACCCAATTTGTGACTAGCAGATTTATTGTCTTCTTTGTCCTCCTCCTCCTGCttgtcatcatcatcctcatcctcATCGCTACTAGACGAATCAGAATATGAGaacttaatttttgtatttaaaggTTTCCTGGGTAGCTCTGCAAGTTTTATGCCTGAATCATTCCCACTGACTAATTCTTCATAAAACTGCATGATAAAACATAACAGCCAACAAATAAATTTCACATAGACTAGCTCTATAAACTCACTAATaacactaaaataaaatatataaacagaTAGTATGACTACATATCATAAGTGCTGAGTTTTATCCATCATTTTGACATTTGTCTTAGAGGTAAACTAAGAACAGTTGCTAATCCATTTTTACCGATAAGcctaaccccaaaaaaaaaaaaaaaaaaaatggaaaacaagGGCCCTTCTTACAAAAGCTTGAGGTTGATACCTTTCAAAAGAAAGTATGGTTACCAGAACATAGATAGTTGAACCTATATTTCAGTTCTTTTCCTCTAATATTTTTCCCATTGATTcctttaaaataaatgttaaaaagaTATTCCAGAACCACCCTGTTTGTCTGCACTATCCAATATATGGTGTAacatggaaataaaaaaatttcctaataaTCCAGGTCCAGGAAATTACAAACAGTAGCATATGTGAGACAGAGTTCATAGGAACAACCAACAGTTTATTTTGCCAATCACCAAACAATGATTAATCGACTAGCTTCAAAATTTCGCAATTTTCAGCTGGAGCTTTACTTCTCTCGAGAAATGATCAAAAATAAACTCTCGCAGATTTGTGGCAAAACAACTATTTTTATTAAGCAATTATTTTACTATCATTTTgcaacaataaaattataatcagATAAGAAACAGTTAACAAATTAACTATTCCCTAATTTCTCACCAAAACTTCCAAATTTCCCTACTAATggctttgaattttctttttgtcacatatataaaactcaaaaatgATTACAGGTCTGGACCCGATTCTAAATTTGGACAAATTTCCAGACCAATTTATGTACAAGCAAGTCACTTGAAGAAAACGGTTGAAAACAATAGAAACTCTACAAACAAGGAAACAGCGCAGAAACTCAGTAATAAACAGCAAAAATCTACAATACCCAAAAACCCACATATCAAACACTCATGGAAATCAAAATCCAAATGAGAAATTGTCTCCCaccaaaacacaaaataaataaattaaaaaaattcaagaaacgGGTGACATACAGAGTCTATAACATTAATAGCCTCACGAGAAGCTTGGTGTTCCCTGCCACCGTCACAGGTAATGAAGAAGCCTTGAACTCCTGGATGTAATGGGTACTGACCCTTCTTCTTCACTGGTTTCTGCAAATTAatttgtacccaaaaaaaatccataaaaaaaaaaaagtgcataaatataatatcagagagagagagagagagagagagattacgTTATGTGGACGATAGCGTTGCTTCCTCTTCTTGGAGGTGGTGGAATTATTGGATACGGAAGAGGCCTTGGATTTGTTATCGGCGGCCATTTTcagaaaccaaaagaaaagcGAAGGCCCAGAGAGAACACTCACTCGCTGAGCTTCCCCCTTTCAACCGGTAGTATCTATTAAGCATTAACCACTTGCTCCTCCAGAATAACACGACTCGTGATGTCTATGTCCTGCCACGCAATCAACTATAACCATTACCCAACCCATCACGACTTGATTTTATTGTATGACACTTCGAGTATTATTTGAGTAatactttccttctttttttttttttttttttttttttttttgggagaaaaccCTTTGTATTTCTTGAATTTATAGAAACCACCCTTTCttgaatttatattattattatttttttttggaattttaatatAGACATAAATCCGTGGGATTAGTATGTGAAAATAAGATGGAAAATACATTTAGACACAACACACTCCTTAGATTTTACTTAAATTACATATATCCTTatcacaaaatactaataataattacaacaacaacaacaacaataatattaataattagtaAAATTATTACATTCTCCAATAActgatttaatattatttgcatGTATGCAGAGCAGAATTCCCAAATAAGTGAAGAcagaacataataataatataaaattacaaaaattagttaaagtaaTTAGGAATAGTAGCAACTATTTTGGATCTAATCTGGatggttttattttagtttaaatttattAGTTTGTTTAAAAAGGGTCATAATTATAGGAGAAATTGTCCACACTGATATATCATTAACTCCCCCCTCAAAATTCACTTATTTTACTCCTTTTACTTTGCATCTTTTAGATTCACACACCTTACAACTATGGTCCCTAAATTGTCATAGTTTTACTCTTCTGttcctaaattttaatttttaacaatggCATCCCTAAACTCAACTGCGGGTTGCaccattattttaatttttttttttttttcctccctttgTGTGCGTGTGTGAGTGTGTTTTAGAGGCCTTAAATTGTGCACATATTCACTGCATCTCTCCTCTTTCATTcgtattgataataataataataataataataataataataataataataataataataataataataataataataataaatacaaaaattaaaaaaaatacaaaaaacaaaatcaaaacttCATTGTAAGAGAAAAAAGGGTGCAAAATGACCCAAATTACCACTCAAATTCAGGCCATGTGCATCGCACGTCAATTTTGTGAGAATTTggatagaaaatattaaaaaagactaatagggtaattattattattattattaatgattggGACTAACGGTGTAAGTAGATTTGAGTTTACGATtgcaatcattaaaaaataaagtttatcaATTGGAATGTAAATCATGACATAGTTTAGGAACCATAACTGCCAACATCtcaaataattatcaatatgtgttatattgattttaaaaaaaaaaaaattttgtaccACAACATAATAttgtaaatatcattaaaaaaaaatggacaaactaaatattaatggctaaaaaatatgtaatttaacTCAAAAAACAGAAGATAAATAAGGCAAACAATTAATACATGTCATCTAACAATAttcttaaacaattaaaaaaagccAAAGAAACTAATGAAAAATAGGACAAGGAAATATGATAAAGAGAGAACCGTACCTAGACTTCACCTAATTAGCCTTGGGTATAAGTTGtattatatttttgcttttctttttatctttggtgatgaaaaaacaagaaagaaaattcgTCGTATCGAGGAGAAGAAGAACACGGAGAGAGATAAGTAGGGAAGTGAAAAAGCACAGCTTTGCAAAGGAAGCTGAAAAGATTTGATATGTTAAAA includes:
- the LOC107410080 gene encoding uncharacterized protein LOC107410080 isoform X1 — translated: MAADNKSKASSVSNNSTTSKKRKQRYRPHNKPVKKKGQYPLHPGVQGFFITCDGGREHQASREAINVIDSFYEELVSGNDSGIKLAELPRKPLNTKIKFSYSDSSSSDEDEDDDDKQEEEDKEDNKSASHKLGDASNGEARTETLDSHKNNDDVCPENYTAVEPNDNKEVSESLENQANEAEDPPAKKQCIETYVSKPVIPNKVEEKSVDKLIDAEIKELGDTNKRRFGKLDSGCNGVVFVQMRKEDGDPGPKDIVQHIMTSAAATRKHMSRFILRVLPVEVACYASEEEITKAIAPLVAQYFPVETENPIKFAVLYEARANTGIDRMKIINAVAKSVPGPHKVDLNNPDKTIVVEIVRTVCLIGVVEKYKELAKYNLRQLTSAKP
- the LOC107410080 gene encoding uncharacterized protein LOC107410080 isoform X2; the protein is MAADNKSKASSVSNNSTTSKKRKQRYRPHNKPVKKKGQYPLHPGVQGFFITCDGGREHQASREAINVIDSFYEELVSGNDSGIKLAELPRKPLNTKIKFSYSDSSSSDEDEDDDDKQEEEDKEDNKSASHKLGDASNGEARTETLDSHKNNDDVCPENYTAVEPNDNKEVSESLENQANEAEDPPAKKQCIETYVSKPVIPNKVEEKSVDKLIDAEIKELGDTNKRRFGKLDSGCNGVVFVQMRKEDGDPGPKDIVQHIMTSAAATRKHMSRFILRVLPVEVACYASEEEITKAIAPLVAQYFPVETENPIKTVCLIGVVEKYKELAKYNLRQLTSAKP